In one Arachis duranensis cultivar V14167 chromosome 9, aradu.V14167.gnm2.J7QH, whole genome shotgun sequence genomic region, the following are encoded:
- the LOC107464991 gene encoding pectinesterase-like, translated as MANGKVIVAGVSIILVVGVVIGTVAVVSNNNSNDQLKTHNKAVDSLCQNADDKKLCYDVIGNVNTTDPKDYVSEVVRKTLDSVIKAFNMTDTLSVEHGQSNPGMKMALEDCKDLLQSAMHELEASINLVTENNFASVYQSSAELKNWLGAVIAYQQSCMDGFDTEGEKKVQTELQSDSLDSVGKLTGLALDVVSGLSHFLNGLGLNLNLKPASRKLLEVDNEGFPTWLSAADRKLLANIDNVKPNVVVAKDGSGQFKTVLDAINSYPANFQGRYIIYVKAGVYDEYITVDKRCKNLLIYGDGNTRTIITGRKNFHEGTKTMRTATFSSNADDFIAKSIAFENTAGAEGHQAVALRVQGDRSAFFDCAMRGYQDTLYAHAHRQFYRNCEISGTIDFIFGYGTTLIQNSRIIVRKPMSNQQNIVVADGTDQKNMPTGIVLQNCEIMADAALYPDRLTVRTFLARPWKAFSRAVFIENNIGDLIQPQGYIPWNPPTEANTDNCYFAEFGNTGAGANAGARAKFAKGLINKNTAAKYLAEPWIQASTWVPATGISYDAGFIKA; from the exons ATGGCAAACGGCAAAGTCATTGTCGCTGGAGTATCTATCATTCTTGTTGTTGGTGTTGtcattggcaccgttgccgttgttagcaacaacaacagcaacgaCCAATTGAAAACCCACAATAAGGCAGTTGACTCATTGTGCCAAAACGCAGATGACAAGAAACTTTGTTATGATGTCATTGGCAATGTCAACACCACAGACCCAAAGGATTACGTCTCAGAGGTGGTAAGGAAAACCTTGGACAGTGTCATCAAGGCATTCAACATGACTGATACCCTTTCCGTGGAGCACGGTCAGAGTAATCCAGGCATGAAGATGGCCCTTGAAGATTGCAAGGACTTGTTGCAATCAGCAATGCACGAACTGGAGGCCTCTATCAACCTTGTCACTGAGAACAACTTTGCAAGTGTTTACCAGAGTTCTGCAGAACTCAAAAACTGGTTGGGTGCCGTCATTGCCTACCAACAATCTTGCATGGACGGCTTTGACACCGAAGGTGAAAAGAAGGTCCAAACCGAGTTGCAATCTGACAGCTTGGACAGTGTTGGCAAACTCACTGGTCTTGCTCTTGATGTTGTTTCCGGATTGTCCCACTTCCTTAATGGTCTTGGTTTGAACTTGAACCTCAAACCCGCTTCTAGGAAGCTCCTTGAGGTGGATAATGAGGGATTCCCCACTTGGTTATCCGCCGCAGATCGCAAACTCTTGGCTAACATCGATAATGTCAAACCTAATGTTGTTGTTGCCAAGGATGGTAGTGGCCAATTTAAGACCGTCTTGGACGCAATTAACTCCTACCCCGCCAACTTCCAAGGTAGATACATTATCTATGTTAAGGCTGGCGTTTATGACGAATACATTACCGTTGACAAGAGGTGCAAGAACTTGCTTATCTATGGTGATGGAAATACAAGAACCATTATCACTGGTCGCAAGAACTTCCATGAGGGTACCAAGACAATGAGAACCGCCACATTCT CTTCCAATGCCGATGATTTCATTGCCAAGTCAATTGCATTCGAAAACACCGCTGGCGCCGAAGGTCACCAAGCAGTGGCACTCCGCGTGCAGGGAGATCGCTCAGCCTTCTTTGATTGCGCAATGCGTGGTTACCAAGATACACTTTATGCCCACGCCCACCGTCAGTTCTACCGCAACTGCGAAATCTCTGGTACCATTGACTTCATCTTCGGCTATGGTACCACCTTGATCCAAAACTCTAGGATCATTGTGAGGAAGCCCATGTCAAACCAGCAGAACATCGTGGTCGCCGATGGAACTGACCAGAAGAACATGCCTACTGGTATTGTCCTCCAAAATTGTGAGATCATGGCTGATGCCGCCCTCTACCCAGACAGGTTGACAGTGAGGACATTCTTGGCAAGGCCATGGAAGGCATTCTCAAGGGCAGTGTTCATTGAGAATAACATTGGTGACTTGATCCAGCCACAAGGTTATATCCCATGGAACCCACCAACTGAGGCTAACACTGACAATTGTTACTTTGCTGAGTTTGGAAACACTGGAGCTGGTGCCAACGCCGGAGCCAGGGCCAAATTTGCAAAAGGACTTATTAACAAGAATACTGCTGCTAAATATCTTGCTGAGCCATGGATTCAAGCTAGCACCTGGGTCCCAGCCACTGGCATTTCCTACGATGCTGGCTTCATCAAGGCTTAA